A stretch of DNA from Gemmatimonadota bacterium:
GCCCTGTGCGAGCGCGGCTTCGTCGCTGCCGTCGGTCCACACGCGATTGCCCCTTTTGCCCATGATGATGGCTGTGCCCGTGTCCTGACACATGGGGAGGACGCCGCCTGCGGCGATGTTGGCATTTTTGAGCATTTCAATGGCGACAAAGCGGTCGTTGTCCGAGGCTTCGGGATCGTCGAGTATTTTGGTCAGTTGTTTTAAGTGTGCAGGGCGGAGCAGGTGCGCGCTGTCTCGAATGGCGCGGTCCGCCAGCATGGTGAGGCCCTCGGGTTCGACTTTGAGGATTTCCTGGCCCTCAAATTGTCCCGTTGATATATAATCGGTTGTGAGCAACTGGTAGGGGGTTTCATCTTCTCCGAGGGGTATCATTTCGCGGTGTTCGTAGGTGTCCATTTTTCCCTTTCTTGTCGGCTTTATTGTTCCAGCCATTCGAGGTCAAAGCGAGCGACGGTGACGTATCGCGTGTCGTTTTGTCGCGTGAAGATCTGGTTTTCGTATATGCAGCATATTGTGCCGTCGGCTGTTTGGGCGAGGTCTGAATAACTCGAGGGTCCCGGTTCGAGAATTTTGGAGACGGGCCAGGTCTGGCAGTCGTCGGTGCTCATTTTGACGGTGAGGCGTTTGCGGTCGTAAGAGACGCGCCCCGGTCTGGCAAATTCGCGTTCGAGGTTGTCGGGGTTGGCAAAAATGATGTTGCCGTTTTGGAGTTTGAGGATGCTGCCCATGCACACGGGTTCGAGCAGGGCGTCGTCAAATTTTAGCTCTGACCAGTTGGTCGCGCCATCGGGGCTGGTGGTGATGAGGCGGCGATGGCGTTTGGATTCCGTGCGGATGTTGAATAAGACGCGCCCGTCGTTGCGTTCAACGGGGAGTGTTTCGCTGGGGTTGATGTATTCGCCTTCTGTGCGTACGATAATGTCACTGCGCTGCCAGGTTTGCGCGTGGTCGTCGCTGTAGATGCCCGCGACTGTGGAGGGGCGATGCCCGAGTTTGCCCGGGCCAAATTCCGTGCCGCCGCCGTCCGACATCCAGATGGGTACGATGAGGCGTCCGTTTTGAAGTTGGATGCCGTGCCCGGGTCCAGTGGCTATGACGCGCCAGGGATATTGTTCGCGGAAGGGTGTGAGTGCATCTGTGATTTCAGTGGGATCGGACCATGTGGCGCCGTCGTCTTTGCTTTGCATGTAAAATACGCGGGCGTAGTTGTGACAATAGAGGGCGTGTACTGCGCTATCTTTGCGGTCGGAGATCATGACGAAGTTGCTGATGGGGCCTTCGCCATACGTGTCGCAACGGGCGACGACGGTGGGTGAGTCCCAGGTCTGACCACCATCTGCACTTCGCCGCATAAGCACGTCATTGCCGTCCCAATCGCCGCCTCTGCCGCGTCGCGCCTCTGCCGTGGCGAGGAGGATGTTGTTTTGCGTGCAGAGGATGCCCGGTACGCGGTAGATGTGATACCCGTTTGTCCGACCTTCAAAGAGGTGGGTTTTGTCTATCATGTAATGCTCCGTTTATGTTGAGGAATTTTATTGGAAAGTATATAATTATACCATAATAAGATAAAGAACAAGCCAAAAAATTGCGAATAGGTTGAGAGATGAACCACATGGAACATATTCCGCTTGTAGAAAGCAGTACAGATCTTATATTGTTTTCTTGGAAACTACAAGGGAGGCAATATGTCTGCTCCACGTATCGATGACCGCGACTGGTCCGCTCTGACTTCGGGCGAGCGCATTC
This window harbors:
- a CDS encoding exo-alpha-sialidase; translated protein: MIDKTHLFEGRTNGYHIYRVPGILCTQNNILLATAEARRGRGGDWDGNDVLMRRSADGGQTWDSPTVVARCDTYGEGPISNFVMISDRKDSAVHALYCHNYARVFYMQSKDDGATWSDPTEITDALTPFREQYPWRVIATGPGHGIQLQNGRLIVPIWMSDGGGTEFGPGKLGHRPSTVAGIYSDDHAQTWQRSDIIVRTEGEYINPSETLPVERNDGRVLFNIRTESKRHRRLITTSPDGATNWSELKFDDALLEPVCMGSILKLQNGNIIFANPDNLEREFARPGRVSYDRKRLTVKMSTDDCQTWPVSKILEPGPSSYSDLAQTADGTICCIYENQIFTRQNDTRYVTVARFDLEWLEQ